In Methanobacterium paludis, the following proteins share a genomic window:
- a CDS encoding FprA family A-type flavoprotein produces MKADAIKIVDGVYWVGVLDWDLRNYHGYTLNGTTYNAYIVFGDEKVAIIDNTYPGSSAQLWGRIKDAFNEEGRPLKVDVIIQNHVEKDHSGALTEICKKFPDAPVYCTQTAVQGLKRHYPSLEGVDFRPVKTGDTLDLGGKELVFLEAKMLHWPDSMFTMLMEDGILFSNDAFSQHLCLTERLDSEIPEYVIMDASAKFYANLLTPLSGLILRKFDEVSKLELLDEIEMIAPAHGQIWTDPMKIIEAYTNWATGKCKDKATIIYDTMHGSTQKMAHAIAEGLMSEDVDVSMYFLHEDERSEIVTDILESKAVLFGIPTMFNEPYPSIGDLIFYLRGLSFNRTGLKRKAVIFGSMGWAGKAVNKLADELEKCGFEVYDNYEVNYVPTEEELDKCYEIGKQLAIEIKKMGED; encoded by the coding sequence ATGAAAGCGGATGCAATAAAAATCGTTGACGGAGTATACTGGGTTGGAGTACTGGATTGGGATTTACGAAATTACCATGGATACACTCTTAACGGAACAACTTACAATGCATATATTGTTTTTGGAGATGAAAAAGTAGCTATCATAGACAACACTTATCCTGGAAGTTCTGCTCAGCTTTGGGGAAGAATCAAGGATGCATTCAATGAAGAGGGCCGACCATTAAAGGTGGACGTGATCATCCAGAACCACGTTGAAAAGGACCACAGCGGCGCCCTAACAGAAATCTGCAAAAAATTCCCAGATGCACCGGTTTACTGCACGCAAACAGCAGTTCAAGGATTAAAGAGACATTATCCTTCACTTGAGGGTGTTGACTTCAGGCCTGTTAAAACAGGAGATACCTTGGATCTTGGAGGAAAAGAACTGGTATTTCTCGAGGCCAAAATGCTCCACTGGCCTGACAGCATGTTCACAATGCTCATGGAGGATGGGATACTATTTTCAAACGATGCATTCAGCCAGCATCTCTGCCTCACAGAAAGGTTAGACAGTGAAATTCCAGAATATGTTATAATGGATGCTTCAGCCAAGTTTTATGCCAACTTACTAACCCCACTTTCAGGACTTATACTCAGGAAATTTGATGAAGTAAGCAAATTAGAATTACTCGATGAGATAGAGATGATCGCACCGGCACATGGCCAGATCTGGACAGACCCAATGAAGATAATAGAAGCTTACACCAACTGGGCCACAGGCAAATGTAAGGATAAGGCAACAATCATCTATGATACAATGCATGGATCAACTCAAAAAATGGCTCATGCCATTGCAGAAGGTTTAATGAGCGAGGATGTGGATGTTTCAATGTACTTCCTCCATGAGGATGAACGAAGCGAAATCGTAACGGATATTCTGGAAAGTAAAGCGGTTTTATTTGGTATTCCCACAATGTTCAACGAACCGTACCCCAGTATCGGTGATTTAATCTTCTATTTAAGGGGTTTAAGCTTTAACAGGACAGGTTTAAAAAGAAAAGCCGTTATCTTCGGTTCAATGGGATGGGCCGGTAAAGCTGTCAACAAGCTGGCAGATGAGCTTGAAAAATGTGGATTTGAAGTATATGACAACTACGAGGTTAACTACGTTCCAACAGAAGAGGAACTTGATAAGTGCTATGAAATTGGTAAACAGCTTGCCATAGAAATTAAGAAAATGGGTGAAGACTAG
- a CDS encoding CBS domain-containing protein, translated as MLEKLKVKDVMTRNVITVPPSEDVVFAFEKLMKHRVSSLPVVDNNDILVGIVTATDLGHNLILDNYELGTIVEKVMVKDVVYVSPEDDLLTTVQKMNEFGSENEIINQLVVIEDHEIKGIISDGDIIRAIKA; from the coding sequence ATGTTGGAGAAATTAAAAGTTAAAGATGTAATGACAAGGAACGTTATAACTGTTCCACCAAGTGAAGATGTTGTTTTTGCCTTTGAAAAACTCATGAAGCACAGGGTGAGCTCGCTTCCTGTTGTTGATAATAATGATATACTTGTAGGGATTGTAACAGCAACAGATTTAGGACACAACCTTATATTAGATAACTACGAACTCGGAACCATTGTTGAAAAGGTTATGGTCAAAGATGTTGTATATGTAAGCCCAGAAGACGACCTTTTAACCACGGTTCAAAAGATGAATGAATTTGGATCCGAAAATGAGATAATAAACCAGCTTGTAGTTATTGAGGATCATGAGATAAAGGGCATAATCTCAGATGGAGACATAATAAGAGCCATAAAAGCTTAA
- a CDS encoding 2-phosphoglycerate kinase, with protein MIMVEGEVSGKKYEEPFSKGVLARSLTRAEMDPNKAYTFASQIEAHLKSEGVDLINLDDLIRIVLKKLREEDKEIAEKYGLWKSIRKCKEPLIILIGGASGVGTSSIAFELANRLGIRNMISTDMIREVMRKIVSKELLPTLYESSYTAFSSLRIPTPPESDEVLIGFRDHVDTVSVGVEAVIERALKEGISIVIEGVHIVPGFIKEELVSKSNVSMFVLTLQDEEIHKGRFYSRCRQMWARRPLERYMNYFGAIRRTHKYIEGLAIKNHVPVVENIDVTTTIDSMIEHITKTYGSEEDVGEIKS; from the coding sequence TTGATAATGGTTGAAGGAGAAGTAAGCGGTAAAAAATATGAGGAACCATTTTCAAAAGGAGTTTTAGCCAGATCTTTAACCCGGGCTGAAATGGATCCTAACAAGGCTTATACTTTTGCATCCCAGATAGAAGCTCACCTGAAAAGTGAGGGCGTTGATCTGATAAACCTGGATGATCTCATAAGAATAGTCCTAAAAAAACTCAGAGAAGAAGATAAGGAAATAGCAGAGAAATATGGGCTTTGGAAAAGTATTAGAAAATGTAAAGAACCTCTTATAATACTTATTGGTGGTGCTTCTGGTGTTGGAACATCTTCAATTGCATTTGAACTTGCAAACCGACTTGGAATAAGAAATATGATAAGCACAGACATGATAAGGGAAGTAATGCGTAAAATCGTGTCCAAAGAGCTTTTACCAACTTTATATGAGTCGAGTTACACTGCTTTTAGTTCTTTAAGGATACCTACCCCTCCAGAATCTGATGAGGTTTTAATTGGATTTCGTGACCATGTTGATACTGTGAGTGTTGGTGTTGAGGCAGTCATAGAAAGGGCCCTCAAAGAGGGTATAAGTATAGTTATAGAGGGAGTTCACATAGTACCAGGGTTCATCAAAGAAGAGTTAGTGAGTAAAAGTAATGTGTCCATGTTTGTTTTAACCCTACAAGATGAAGAAATACATAAAGGAAGATTTTACTCTAGATGCAGGCAAATGTGGGCGAGAAGGCCTCTTGAACGTTATATGAACTATTTTGGGGCAATCAGAAGAACACACAAATATATTGAAGGCCTGGCAATTAAGAATCATGTCCCTGTTGTTGAAAATATTGATGTTACAACAACAATAGACTCCATGATAGAACATATTACAAAGACATACGGAAGTGAAGAAGATGTTGGAGAAATTAAAAGTTAA
- a CDS encoding metallophosphoesterase translates to MKILAVSDLHGKYQKLLNYLKKNHVDLVILAGDITNFGPAELGEEILNEISSFGAPVLTIPGNCDPAGIYGKIDNSNAINIHGRSVVIKNIGICGFGGSNPTPFNTPLEFEEFQIYDEAKKAMEEIKDQKVTFFVTHAPPQGTKADLIPSGDHVGSEAIRQVIEEFQPSLNICGHIHEARATDEIGNTKVVNPGELSQGFACLINVEDSDEDDTKVNTQIISL, encoded by the coding sequence ATGAAGATCCTTGCAGTAAGTGACTTACACGGTAAATATCAAAAGCTCTTGAATTATCTAAAAAAAAATCATGTTGACCTTGTGATCCTGGCAGGAGACATAACAAACTTCGGACCTGCAGAGCTGGGAGAAGAAATACTGAATGAAATAAGTTCATTCGGAGCACCGGTTCTTACAATACCTGGTAACTGTGACCCTGCAGGTATTTATGGTAAAATAGATAATTCAAATGCCATTAATATCCATGGAAGAAGTGTTGTAATTAAAAATATAGGCATATGTGGATTTGGAGGTTCAAACCCAACACCTTTCAACACTCCCCTGGAATTTGAGGAGTTCCAGATCTATGATGAGGCCAAGAAGGCCATGGAAGAAATAAAGGATCAGAAAGTAACCTTTTTTGTAACCCACGCCCCTCCACAAGGAACCAAGGCAGATCTCATCCCTTCTGGTGATCATGTAGGTAGCGAAGCTATCAGGCAGGTAATAGAAGAGTTTCAGCCATCTTTAAATATTTGCGGCCATATACACGAAGCAAGAGCCACAGATGAGATTGGTAATACTAAAGTTGTTAATCCTGGTGAACTCTCGCAGGGATTTGCATGCTTAATAAATGTGGAAGATTCTGATGAAGATGATACAAAGGTAAATACCCAGATCATAAGTCTTTAA
- a CDS encoding DUF2096 domain-containing protein gives MNSLPMEQTWMVLVDLLTDLKKKGVEISQAVIEDIRMAKTLINFYKVDPTDPERNKEVKRINEFMSSVQITLMDFAEKQGDDYRELWMEKLKKVSRGEQLYKLGEKKSKFVVGAPSGFSMVRITFKKPISEDRLQEIEEYHNVIMEFENDEIVVIYGDDEHIKDSLKEISPFFKEQMD, from the coding sequence ATGAATAGTTTACCCATGGAACAGACATGGATGGTGCTTGTTGATTTATTAACAGACCTGAAGAAGAAAGGTGTTGAAATATCTCAAGCCGTGATAGAAGATATAAGGATGGCCAAAACCTTAATAAACTTCTACAAAGTAGATCCAACTGATCCTGAGAGAAATAAAGAGGTAAAACGCATAAATGAATTTATGAGCTCTGTCCAGATAACTCTTATGGACTTTGCAGAAAAGCAGGGTGATGATTATCGAGAACTGTGGATGGAAAAGCTCAAAAAAGTTTCTCGAGGCGAACAATTATATAAATTAGGCGAGAAAAAATCTAAATTTGTTGTGGGTGCCCCATCTGGATTTTCAATGGTAAGAATAACTTTCAAAAAGCCAATTTCAGAAGACAGACTTCAGGAAATTGAAGAATATCACAATGTAATAATGGAATTTGAAAACGACGAAATTGTTGTAATTTATGGGGATGATGAACACATAAAAGACAGTTTAAAAGAAATATCCCCCTTCTTCAAAGAGCAGATGGATTAA
- a CDS encoding DUF749 domain-containing protein, with protein MFVASLVGVFKYNELPEKYGPFVQYKASIEKKNIKEDDNIAILNISGTESHHVIFLDSYKDVKEIEEELKKAEAKLNYNSKKILEGHL; from the coding sequence TTGTTTGTTGCAAGTCTTGTTGGAGTATTCAAATACAATGAACTACCTGAAAAATATGGTCCATTCGTACAGTATAAAGCCTCAATTGAGAAGAAAAACATTAAAGAAGATGATAATATTGCAATCTTAAATATAAGCGGCACAGAAAGTCATCACGTTATTTTTCTAGATTCATACAAGGATGTAAAAGAAATAGAAGAAGAGTTAAAAAAAGCAGAAGCTAAATTAAATTACAACTCCAAAAAAATACTGGAAGGACACCTATGA
- the hdrB gene encoding CoB--CoM heterodisulfide reductase subunit B, which produces MAFAYFLGCIMNNRYPGIEKATRIMMDKLGVGLEDMEGASCCPAPGVFGSFDKTTWASIAARNITIAEDMGMDVLTECNGCFGSLRETNNLLKEDEEFKGKINGVLEEVGREFKGEVNVRHFAEVLYNDVGLDKLSEAVTTPLNLNVAVHYGCHFLKPRAEVGIDNPMKPTILDELVEVTGAKSVPYKEKMMCCGAGGGLRARDLDVTLDYTKEKLQNMSDAGVDAIVNVCPFCHLQFDVGQKEVNEKYGTNFQLPVFHLAQLYGLAMGLSPEEITVDVQQISADPAIKKLDIITGGE; this is translated from the coding sequence ATGGCATTCGCATATTTCTTAGGATGTATAATGAACAACAGGTACCCTGGAATTGAAAAAGCAACCAGGATCATGATGGACAAGCTCGGAGTTGGACTTGAAGATATGGAAGGAGCATCATGCTGCCCAGCACCAGGTGTTTTCGGATCATTCGATAAAACAACATGGGCTTCAATAGCAGCAAGGAACATAACCATAGCTGAAGACATGGGTATGGACGTTCTTACAGAGTGTAACGGATGTTTCGGCTCACTACGTGAAACAAACAACCTTCTCAAAGAGGATGAAGAATTCAAAGGAAAAATAAACGGCGTCCTTGAAGAAGTTGGAAGGGAGTTCAAAGGAGAAGTTAATGTAAGACACTTTGCAGAGGTACTCTACAATGATGTAGGACTCGACAAATTATCAGAAGCAGTTACAACTCCATTAAACCTCAATGTTGCAGTTCACTACGGTTGCCACTTCCTCAAACCACGTGCAGAGGTAGGTATAGACAACCCTATGAAACCAACAATACTTGATGAACTCGTTGAAGTAACTGGAGCAAAATCAGTACCTTACAAAGAAAAAATGATGTGCTGTGGAGCAGGTGGAGGTTTAAGAGCACGTGACCTTGATGTCACACTCGACTACACCAAAGAAAAACTCCAGAACATGAGTGACGCTGGTGTTGACGCAATAGTGAACGTTTGCCCATTCTGCCACCTACAGTTCGATGTGGGACAGAAAGAAGTGAACGAAAAATACGGAACAAACTTCCAGCTACCAGTATTCCACCTTGCACAGCTTTATGGCCTTGCAATGGGATTAAGTCCAGAGGAAATTACAGTAGATGTTCAGCAAATAAGTGCTGATCCTGCAATCAAAAAATTGGACATAATAACTGGAGGAGAATAA
- the hdrC gene encoding CoB--CoM heterodisulfide reductase subunit C, which produces MKTLKRLKKMLTGDEEPDKEEAENSVEQSDSEVKTEKAVEDKKQKTVEETETTESVTQKKETIKDPQTEEEVPKTTEKQKESETKIESTEPETVTEKENKSDKTKTERSGSMTLLEGIETDVITRENIDTDFKQQIMDAGAETVAICFQCGTCTGACPSGRRTPYRIRSVVRRAVMGLKDDVLSDDTIWMCTTCYECQERCPRGIKIVDIVKAVRNEAAKAGYMAPAHKATGSFVLKTGHGVPINSATKELRKRVGLTELPPTTHEFPEALKELQTMMKRTGFDKLVGYNWETGELE; this is translated from the coding sequence ATGAAAACCCTAAAACGCTTAAAAAAAATGTTAACCGGGGACGAAGAACCCGATAAAGAAGAAGCAGAGAATTCAGTGGAACAATCAGATTCAGAAGTGAAAACAGAGAAAGCAGTGGAAGATAAAAAACAGAAAACTGTTGAAGAAACCGAAACCACAGAATCAGTCACGCAAAAGAAAGAAACAATCAAAGACCCTCAAACTGAGGAAGAAGTACCAAAGACAACAGAAAAACAAAAAGAGTCAGAAACAAAGATTGAATCAACAGAGCCAGAAACAGTTACAGAAAAGGAAAATAAATCTGATAAAACCAAAACCGAAAGGAGTGGTAGTATGACTTTACTCGAAGGAATAGAAACTGATGTTATAACCCGTGAAAATATAGATACAGATTTTAAACAGCAGATAATGGACGCTGGTGCAGAAACAGTAGCAATCTGTTTCCAGTGTGGTACCTGTACCGGAGCATGTCCTTCCGGAAGGAGAACACCTTACAGGATAAGAAGTGTTGTAAGAAGAGCCGTCATGGGTCTTAAAGACGATGTATTATCTGATGACACAATATGGATGTGCACAACTTGTTACGAATGTCAGGAAAGATGCCCAAGAGGCATAAAAATTGTTGACATTGTTAAAGCTGTAAGAAATGAAGCAGCTAAAGCTGGATACATGGCACCTGCCCACAAAGCAACAGGATCATTTGTTCTCAAAACAGGACACGGTGTGCCAATAAACTCAGCAACAAAAGAACTCAGGAAAAGGGTAGGATTAACTGAATTACCACCAACAACCCACGAGTTCCCAGAAGCACTCAAAGAACTACAGACAATGATGAAAAGAACAGGATTCGACAAACTTGTCGGATACAACTGGGAAACCGGAGAACTCGAATAA
- a CDS encoding queuine/other tRNA-ribosyltransferase — protein MIEVTLHDGPARLGKYEDIKTPAILKPDDSLPFIKDEPMPYNVPKSMAEWSVNQTVANAKKSDEHGLSVIHGSKYPDLRVKCANELEKLGNSVLMVANSEKLLERPMDLVEILVKLREGLNPNSAIYFPFADASFIPLLAYLGVDFFSEDICEFYAYLKVIMTPTTKYDLKKYHIFDMNFEELKEYNEKTMDFVLREVRENIKNGTLRNLVEERCCSSPEAMTALRILDRDYPDFLDRYTPIY, from the coding sequence ATGATAGAAGTTACACTACACGACGGCCCTGCAAGACTTGGAAAATACGAAGATATAAAAACGCCAGCAATACTCAAACCAGACGATTCATTACCATTTATAAAAGACGAACCAATGCCTTACAACGTTCCAAAATCCATGGCTGAGTGGTCTGTCAATCAAACAGTTGCAAACGCTAAAAAAAGTGATGAACATGGATTGAGTGTTATTCATGGCTCTAAATATCCTGATTTAAGGGTTAAATGTGCTAATGAACTTGAAAAACTTGGAAATAGTGTTTTAATGGTTGCAAATTCAGAGAAGCTTTTGGAAAGGCCCATGGATCTGGTTGAGATTCTTGTGAAGCTGAGGGAAGGCCTAAACCCAAATTCTGCAATTTATTTCCCATTTGCAGATGCTTCATTCATCCCGCTTCTGGCTTATCTGGGTGTGGACTTTTTTTCAGAAGACATATGTGAGTTCTACGCTTATTTAAAGGTCATTATGACCCCAACAACAAAATATGACCTCAAAAAGTACCATATATTTGATATGAACTTTGAAGAGCTCAAAGAATACAATGAAAAAACCATGGACTTCGTTTTGAGGGAAGTGCGTGAAAATATCAAAAATGGAACTCTCAGAAACCTTGTGGAAGAAAGGTGCTGTTCATCTCCAGAGGCAATGACTGCTTTAAGAATATTAGACAGGGATTATCCTGATTTTTTAGATAGATATACTCCTATCTACTGA
- a CDS encoding class I SAM-dependent methyltransferase — translation MSDKQGHKHHGKSSKDVLSAETVLEKTGLKVGDTFLDAGCGDGYISIVASSIVGKEGKVHALDVYEESIDKVKKQVQDKGITNIEAKVADLTQKLPLKDNSIDVGVMANVMHGFVAEDEVEEVMNEIRRVIKPEGIFALVEFKKIESVRGPPFEVRISPSDVESILNQYGFEVLETADVSPYHYLVSSIKKD, via the coding sequence ATGTCTGATAAACAAGGACACAAGCATCACGGTAAATCTAGTAAGGATGTTCTAAGTGCTGAAACAGTGCTTGAAAAAACTGGTTTAAAAGTTGGAGATACATTCCTGGATGCAGGCTGCGGTGACGGTTACATCTCAATAGTAGCATCTTCTATTGTTGGAAAAGAAGGTAAGGTTCATGCTCTGGACGTCTATGAAGAATCCATAGACAAAGTGAAAAAACAAGTTCAGGATAAAGGAATAACCAATATTGAGGCAAAGGTTGCAGATTTAACCCAAAAATTACCTTTAAAAGATAACTCTATTGATGTTGGTGTTATGGCCAATGTTATGCACGGCTTTGTTGCAGAAGATGAAGTTGAAGAGGTAATGAATGAGATTCGAAGGGTTATAAAACCTGAAGGCATATTTGCCCTGGTTGAATTTAAAAAAATAGAATCAGTTAGAGGTCCGCCCTTTGAGGTGAGGATTAGCCCATCAGATGTGGAAAGTATATTGAATCAATATGGGTTTGAGGTACTGGAAACTGCTGATGTGAGTCCGTACCATTATCTGGTTTCTTCAATTAAAAAGGATTAA